Part of the Acidobacteriota bacterium genome is shown below.
GCCGTCCACGCGGATGGCGTACGGGAATCGGAAGTGGGGGCTGCCGGGGTTGATATCGGTCCCCGCGACCAGGAACAAGTCACCGAGAGCGGCAACGTCGGGGGAGCTACCCGGCATGATGCTCAGCGGCACCGCGTCCAGGAAGTTGCCGTCGGGTAGCAGCCGTCTGCCGAGGATCTCGCCGGAGTCGCTCCAGACCACGAGGAAGACGGACCCGTTCCAGGCCGCAGCTGGGCTGATCGCGTTCGGACCGCTCGTGACCTCGATCGGTTCCGCATCGATGGCGCTCCCGAGAGGGTCCAGGCGTTGTGCCAGGATTCGCCTCGTTCCGGAGCGTTCGCTGCTGAAGACGGCCAGAAAACCGTCGGGCCCCGCGGCGAGATCCGGACGGGTCTGGGCGCGCGACGACAGCGAGACGGGTGCGTCAGGTCCCGGTTGCGCGTTCGCCGAAACGAATGCTCCATGGATGTCGTACGGACCGACCCCTCCGACGCGGTCGTCCTTCCAAACGAGTTGAACCCCGCCGGCCAGGCCACCCGCAATCCGGTGCTCACGGACGAAATCCACGATGGCCGGGTTGTAGGCAAATCCTCCCGGATCCAGCACCACGTCACCCGTGGTGACGCGTGCCAGCACCAGACCGTCGAACCCGTCCATTTTCGAGACCCACCAGTTGACGCCGTCCCACGTCACGTCGACCTCCCAGTTGACGGCCGGCATGATCGCCACGCCACCCGGGTTCTGGAGAGTCCCGTCGGGACTCATCGTCGATCCGACGAGCGTGCTGCCTGAGGTCCAAACGATGAAGTAGTTCGTGCCGTTGGAGCCGACCGTGAGCCCTGGGATGTTGAACGCCGCGCCGATCGGATTGAGATCGCTCTGCAGTCTCTGCGCCTTGAACTCACTCGAAGCCTTATAGGTCAGCAGATACTCCCCCTGGGCCGAGTGAACGCTGATGTTGAAGAACAGGAAATACGTCTGCGGTACGAGGACGACGGGAGTCGGATCGAGCACTACGCCCTGACCCGATACGCGCACGCCCACGATACCTGGATCTCCCGCATCGAAGCCCTGACCGACGACCAACCATTCGGTTCCTCGGTTCGTGACCGCGAGATAAAGGCCGCTGGATCCGTCGGCGACGACCTGAATCGGCGGATCGTCGAGGACCGTGCCGTCGGGGGCGACGCGCGCCGCGAAGATACGGGTTTCGTAATAGGACGCCCCCATGGTCTGGTTCTCCCAGACGACGAGCCAGTTCTCACCGTTCCACGAAACCTGCGGCTGCTCCTGCGCGCCGAAGGCCTGATTGACGACGATAGGAGAGCTGTCGATCAGGTTGCCGGTCGCATCGAGACGCGCCGCGTAGATGTCCCGGGAGCCCTGTTCGTAGCCGAAGAACGAATCGTCGGTGCGGAGGTCCGTCCAGACCGCAAGGAAGCCGCTGCCTCCCGCGGCAACAACCGGCGTCTCCTGGACGAACGGAGCGGCCTCGACGGGTGCATCACCAGGGAGGAACCCCGGTCCGGCCGGCACCGGAGAGGTTGCTTCGGACGCCGTCGACAACGTCAGGATGACGGCCAACATCGCGATGGTTTTCGACTTCATCGTCGGTCTCCCTTGCAGACCTCTAGGGCATGTCTCCGCACGAGGACCCACCCGCGGTGCCGACTTCCTGATCGCGGCCCTCGGGCGGCGCCGTCCCCGGCACGTTGTCCAGCGTTCCCGCCGGCATCTGCGGAGCGTCTCCGCGAATCACGTAGTAGTAGGCGACTCCCGGAGGAGGGATGGACGATTCGAGAAGCGTCGTCGCCGGATTGTCCTCCCAGCCGCACTGCGCGCCGCCGATCGACCCGTTGGCGCGCAGGTCGTCGAGGGTGCCCCACATGACGTCGTACTGTGCTGCCGACGCGGAAGGCACCCATTGCATCGAGTCGCGGTCGGGGAACTCCAGGCCCATGACCGCCTCGACGGGGTGAGGCGACGGCGCGATCGCCCTCAAGAAGGTCAGGTCGCTGACCGAAATCAGGCCGGCGGGGTCGGGGCTGTTGTCGCGCACCCGGACCCAGACCGAGCCCTGGAGTTCCGCCGGGACGGGCACCCGGGTGGTAATCCAGCCCGAGAACGCGGACATCACCGTCGCCATCGGCGTGAAGTTCACGTTGTCGGTCGAGTACTCCCACGTGTAGTCGTCGGTGAACGTCGCGGCTTTGTACGTTCGGACGAAGAAGTCGAGCGGCTCGCTGCTCGTCCCAACGTCGATGCGATAGCGATGATCGAGCACGCCGCCGACCTCGAACAGGCTCTGTGCCGAATTGCCGGGATGCGTGTCCACATAGGTCCCCACGGGATTGCTCGCGACGGACATCTCCTCGAGGGCGATGTGCTGGACCGGGCATATTTCGGGGATGTCGATGAAGCCGACTTTGGTCAGCGTATCGCTGCCGCAGGCCCCGGTGGCCATCAGCGAGACCGCATAGGAGCCCGGGTATTCGTACGTGTGCGAGGGGTTCTGTTCGGTGGAGAACGTGTCGTCACCGAACATCCAGAGCCACGAGGTCGGGTCGCCCAGCGATCCATCCGTGAAACTGACGGTGATCGGCCCGCACGCCGACGCCGACGTGGGTGCGCCCGAGAATCCGGCAACTGTCGATTGATCGACCGAGATGTAATCGAATCTGACGCTGGAGCCGGCTCCCTGTGCGGCGTCCGTCGCGGTCAGGTGGACCGTATACGTCCCCGGGTTTTCGTAAACATGACCCGGATTCTGCTCGGTCGAGATCATGCCGTCGCCGAAACCCCAGGACCATTCCGTGAGCGGATCGACCGACTGATCGCTGAAATAGACCGTCAGCGGAGAGCAACCCGCCGTCGGCACGCCGCCGAACGAAACATCGGCCGGCTCGGTCGGCGTCGCCGGCGTCTCGTAGACGGCCAGGCGGTAGTTGGTCTCCGTATCGCGGAAGATCGACGCCGCCAGCAGCGTCTCGGTCCCCATCGTGACGAGGGACGGCTGGTGCGACGGGATCAAGCCGGTCGCAATGGGGAATCCGTCGGGGTCGAGCACCTCTCCGAAGACGTCGACTCGCGCGCCGTACAAATCGGTTCGCTCGTCGAAATAGTCGATTCCGTTGCGCTTGTCCTCCCAGACGACCAGGTACTCCGTGCCGGTCCAGGTCACGGCCGGACTGCGTTGCTCCTCGACAGCGCCCGAGATCAGGAACAGCGAGGCGGTCTCGTCCGGGAGGATCAGACCGCCGTTGATGTCGGCGAGGAAATGCCCGAAGGGTTTCTCACGGCACACGACAAGCGCGCCCGCTCCCGAGACGGCGACGTCCGGTGTGGCGCCGTTGCACACCCCGCGCGTCGCGAACTTGTCGTACTGCACGGTCCCGTCGGCAGCGACGAAGTTGAAATAACTCCCGCCCCAGGACTCGTCATGTGAAATTCTTCGCTCGTAGACCACCAACCACTTGTCCCCCAACGCGGCGACCCGGGGTTCCATCGCGAAGGACCAACCCAGGATCAGCGGAGTGGTGTCGAGCAACGTTCCCGTCGTCCCGTCCACTCGCACGCCAAGGGGAACGACCTCGTGCTCGCCGAAAATGTAGTTGTCGCGACCGACGACGAGAAAATCATCGTTGAGCGCCGCGACGTCGGCGTGGTTTGCCTCCAGAACCGTGATCGGCTGCGCGTCGATGACCGTCCCATCGGGAAGCATGCGTACGGCTTGGATGAAGTTGCCGCAGGGCGGAGGGTCACCGCCGACGCAGTAGAAGAATTCATCCCAGACGATCATGTAGAGTGAACCGTTCCAGGCCACGGCGGGGTGGGTCGCGTACGGGCTCGAGGCGATCTCGATCGGCTCCGCGTCGATGGTGTCGCCCTGATTGTCCAGGCGTTGGACCATGATGCGCTTCACGCCTCCGGATTCACTGTGGAACACCGCGAGGAACTGTCCGGGGCCGGTGGTCAGGTCGGGCTGCGTCTGGGCCGGGGTGGCGTTGGACATCGGCTTCTCGATACCGATCTGCCCGGCGACCGAGATGTTCTTGCCGTGGATGTCCCACGGCGTGGTACCGAAGGTCCACGGGTTCGGACAGCCGCCGCAGTTCTGATCGGCCCAGACCAACTGTAAGCCGCCCGCGAGACCGCCCGCGACGGCGTACGGGCCGACGAAGCTCGCGGGGTCGGTGTCGTGCACGAAGACCGGCGGGGAATCGATCACCGTTCCGCCGGGCGTGATCCGCGCGAAGTGCAGCCCGCCGTCCGGGTAGGGCAACCCGTGAAACACCCACCACTGGGTCCCGTCCCACTCGACGCGGCTGTCGTCACCGGCGTCCCAGAGCGACGCCATGATCGGGATCCCCGCCGGATCCAGAAGCGTCCCGTCGACGGTCATGCGCGAGCCGTACAGGGTCCCTCCCGACGGATCCCAGGTGACGAAGTAGTCCGTGCCGTTCGAAGCGACCCGTGCCGTCGAGGTCGGCAGGTAGATCGGGCTGGCGATCAGGCTCAGGTCCGGCGCGAGCCGACGGGCCTGGTACACCGACTGGGCCCTGTAGACCAGCAGGTACTCGCCCTGGGCGACGCGCAGGCTGGCGTCGAAGTAAAGGAAATAGGTGTCGGGAACCAGCGTGACCGGGACGGCGTCCAGCACGGTCCCGTCGCCCGCGACGCGTACGCCTCCGAGCCCGCCGCCGCTATCGGCCTCACCGACGACCAACCAGTCCGAGCCGTTGGCCGCCACCGCCGTCGCGACCATGTCTCCCGCATAGCCCGGCGCTTCGAGGATCTCGAACGGAAGATCCAGCACCGTGCCGTCCGGCGCGACGCGCGCGCCGTAGATCTTGACCGGGGACCCGACACCGTCCGGGGCCTTGGTCTGGTGTTCCCAGATGACCAGCCAGTTCTGACCGTTCCAGGCGATCTTGGGAGTTTCCTGCGAACCCGCATCCTGGCTCAGCACGATCGGTACCGCGTCGAGCAGGTTGCCGGCGGCATCCAGGCGGGCGGCGTAGACGTCGTGACCGCTCTGCTCGAGCCCCTGGAACTCGATGGTGGACGCACGCATGTCGGTCCAT
Proteins encoded:
- a CDS encoding PKD domain-containing protein, producing the protein MKVKTIRTKIGLLTVLFFLPLIATTAFANPPTLQGPTFLPGDGARDAASGDQEEVVIVAGGGGFLTAWTDMRASTIEFQGLEQSGHDVYAARLDAAGNLLDAVPIVLSQDAGSQETPKIAWNGQNWLVIWEHQTKAPDGVGSPVKIYGARVAPDGTVLDLPFEILEAPGYAGDMVATAVAANGSDWLVVGEADSGGGLGGVRVAGDGTVLDAVPVTLVPDTYFLYFDASLRVAQGEYLLVYRAQSVYQARRLAPDLSLIASPIYLPTSTARVASNGTDYFVTWDPSGGTLYGSRMTVDGTLLDPAGIPIMASLWDAGDDSRVEWDGTQWWVFHGLPYPDGGLHFARITPGGTVIDSPPVFVHDTDPASFVGPYAVAGGLAGGLQLVWADQNCGGCPNPWTFGTTPWDIHGKNISVAGQIGIEKPMSNATPAQTQPDLTTGPGQFLAVFHSESGGVKRIMVQRLDNQGDTIDAEPIEIASSPYATHPAVAWNGSLYMIVWDEFFYCVGGDPPPCGNFIQAVRMLPDGTVIDAQPITVLEANHADVAALNDDFLVVGRDNYIFGEHEVVPLGVRVDGTTGTLLDTTPLILGWSFAMEPRVAALGDKWLVVYERRISHDESWGGSYFNFVAADGTVQYDKFATRGVCNGATPDVAVSGAGALVVCREKPFGHFLADINGGLILPDETASLFLISGAVEEQRSPAVTWTGTEYLVVWEDKRNGIDYFDERTDLYGARVDVFGEVLDPDGFPIATGLIPSHQPSLVTMGTETLLAASIFRDTETNYRLAVYETPATPTEPADVSFGGVPTAGCSPLTVYFSDQSVDPLTEWSWGFGDGMISTEQNPGHVYENPGTYTVHLTATDAAQGAGSSVRFDYISVDQSTVAGFSGAPTSASACGPITVSFTDGSLGDPTSWLWMFGDDTFSTEQNPSHTYEYPGSYAVSLMATGACGSDTLTKVGFIDIPEICPVQHIALEEMSVASNPVGTYVDTHPGNSAQSLFEVGGVLDHRYRIDVGTSSEPLDFFVRTYKAATFTDDYTWEYSTDNVNFTPMATVMSAFSGWITTRVPVPAELQGSVWVRVRDNSPDPAGLISVSDLTFLRAIAPSPHPVEAVMGLEFPDRDSMQWVPSASAAQYDVMWGTLDDLRANGSIGGAQCGWEDNPATTLLESSIPPPGVAYYYVIRGDAPQMPAGTLDNVPGTAPPEGRDQEVGTAGGSSCGDMP
- a CDS encoding PKD domain-containing protein, giving the protein MKSKTIAMLAVILTLSTASEATSPVPAGPGFLPGDAPVEAAPFVQETPVVAAGGSGFLAVWTDLRTDDSFFGYEQGSRDIYAARLDATGNLIDSSPIVVNQAFGAQEQPQVSWNGENWLVVWENQTMGASYYETRIFAARVAPDGTVLDDPPIQVVADGSSGLYLAVTNRGTEWLVVGQGFDAGDPGIVGVRVSGQGVVLDPTPVVLVPQTYFLFFNISVHSAQGEYLLTYKASSEFKAQRLQSDLNPIGAAFNIPGLTVGSNGTNYFIVWTSGSTLVGSTMSPDGTLQNPGGVAIMPAVNWEVDVTWDGVNWWVSKMDGFDGLVLARVTTGDVVLDPGGFAYNPAIVDFVREHRIAGGLAGGVQLVWKDDRVGGVGPYDIHGAFVSANAQPGPDAPVSLSSRAQTRPDLAAGPDGFLAVFSSERSGTRRILAQRLDPLGSAIDAEPIEVTSGPNAISPAAAWNGSVFLVVWSDSGEILGRRLLPDGNFLDAVPLSIMPGSSPDVAALGDLFLVAGTDINPGSPHFRFPYAIRVDGSTGNTLDAGPIWLGQYFAQVPAVTAFMGRWLVSWQRNPSHDNPQANLYAAFVEPDGSTPGEFVVAYNAFTPDVATSGAAAMFVFRKNSTANANNDVAARRMLPDGTFPDPEFILSDSPDRQRAPSIAWDGAQFVAAWEDLVNSEAFFDERTDIYAARVTESGQNLDPQGFPVATVSVPEMHPVVASAAGDTLLAGSLFRDQAPHNAYRIGVYHMPGTFTDPPDVAFAAEPTFGCAPFAVGFTDQSVGDVTSWSWSLGDGGSSTEQSPTHVYADEGNYTVYLTAGGSLGSDTAIKFDHITASGPTVADFTANVTTGCAPLTVDFNDATTGLPASWLWMFGDDSFSTAQDPVQTYQWPGSYNVSLMSVGGCGPDTETKPGYILIDSMCPNKALALSDIAVQGSVSGDYTRTFSIDGSYEVLFEVVQGQRSQLDHRWDFDVAPGPAVTFRVEAFRYTSTDGDDFEFQYSTDNVNFTTVATATAYGY